One window of the Candidatus Krumholzibacteriia bacterium genome contains the following:
- a CDS encoding DUF1565 domain-containing protein: protein MKPRALWTSRVSILFLTAAMMTIAACSDDSTVAPAPVPPTNDRYVNQATGSDANSGSAGSPWKTISHAVATADSMITIRVAPGTYNTASGETFPITMKEGQRLIGDVANKGAGTTPTLIQGEAAYTLGMMEGTAVIGADDTHIAGFSFDNDTHALGYGGILADGVRMEIDHNTFLNPMYVGVIGGNGADLDIHENIFQTPYYGVWAESAGVVELRDNIAGGYFTIRAYGAADLTVRNNTMNNGTGCIQCGGPLIAIEENSFNYTGNYGAISVDSGSPTIRNNTFTGNAALYVEYAGNPDAGTGAIPGGNNFSAITGPAVKHTGTGTVMAIGNTWAHDPPQEGVDYTITGGGTVVTQ from the coding sequence ATGAAACCGCGCGCCTTGTGGACCAGCCGTGTTTCTATTCTTTTTCTGACCGCCGCGATGATGACCATCGCGGCATGCTCCGACGATTCCACGGTGGCACCGGCACCAGTCCCACCGACCAATGACCGCTACGTCAACCAGGCCACCGGGAGCGACGCCAACAGTGGCTCGGCGGGGTCCCCCTGGAAGACCATCAGCCATGCCGTCGCCACCGCGGACAGCATGATCACGATCCGGGTTGCGCCCGGAACCTACAACACCGCAAGCGGCGAGACATTCCCCATCACCATGAAGGAGGGGCAGCGGCTCATCGGTGACGTGGCGAACAAGGGCGCGGGAACGACGCCCACCCTGATCCAGGGCGAAGCGGCGTACACGCTTGGCATGATGGAAGGAACCGCCGTCATTGGAGCCGATGACACACATATTGCGGGTTTCTCATTCGACAATGACACGCATGCACTGGGGTACGGCGGTATCCTGGCGGATGGCGTCCGGATGGAGATAGACCACAACACGTTTCTCAACCCCATGTACGTCGGTGTTATCGGCGGTAACGGCGCCGACCTGGACATCCACGAGAACATCTTCCAGACGCCGTACTACGGGGTGTGGGCAGAGAGCGCCGGGGTGGTCGAGCTGCGGGACAACATCGCGGGCGGATACTTCACCATACGTGCCTACGGGGCCGCTGATCTTACTGTGCGGAACAACACGATGAACAACGGCACCGGGTGCATACAGTGCGGTGGCCCGCTGATCGCGATCGAGGAGAATTCCTTCAACTACACCGGGAACTACGGCGCAATCTCGGTCGACAGCGGCTCGCCCACGATCCGAAACAATACGTTCACCGGCAATGCAGCACTCTATGTCGAGTACGCAGGCAATCCGGATGCGGGCACCGGTGCAATCCCGGGAGGCAACAACTTTTCCGCCATCACCGGTCCCGCGGTGAAGCACACGGGCACCGGAACGGTGATGGCGATCGGAAACACCTGGGCGCACGACCCGCCGCAGGAGGGCGTCGACTACACCATCACGGGTGGCGGAACGGTTGTGACGCAATAG
- a CDS encoding SBBP repeat-containing protein gives MASRIRFSAAVFLLLLAGTGFGPPARALTVIPSHDWSAAFGDQTAHQRAYAVAMDASGAVYMAGPFVGTVNFGGGDLIAAGYGNSDIFLVKFNSAGAHLWSQRFGDAGSQTAVSLAIDASGNAYLTGYFDSTVNFGGADLTCVGFSDIYIAKFSTTGVHLLPRPA, from the coding sequence ATGGCATCCCGCATTCGCTTCTCGGCCGCGGTGTTTCTACTCCTTCTCGCCGGCACCGGCTTCGGGCCGCCCGCCCGGGCGCTCACCGTCATTCCCTCCCACGACTGGAGCGCCGCGTTCGGTGACCAGACCGCCCACCAGCGGGCGTACGCGGTGGCGATGGACGCCAGCGGAGCCGTCTACATGGCGGGGCCGTTCGTTGGGACCGTGAACTTCGGTGGCGGGGATCTCATCGCCGCCGGGTACGGAAACAGCGATATCTTCCTCGTGAAGTTCAACTCGGCGGGCGCACACCTGTGGAGCCAGCGTTTTGGCGACGCGGGCTCCCAGACCGCGGTATCGCTCGCCATCGACGCCAGCGGGAACGCGTACCTCACCGGATACTTCGACAGTACCGTCAACTTCGGTGGAGCCGACCTGACGTGCGTCGGCTTCAGCGACATCTACATCGCCAAGTTCAGCACGACGGGAGTGCACCTGCTCCCGCGCCCAGCGTGA
- a CDS encoding ADP-ribosylglycohydrolase family protein produces MSPAPSFLILSRAQGCLLGQLCGDALGSAAEFQKVDDVRRNQPPWPREIVASLSFRPVIGGPTVPGQPTDDSEMALALARALVKRGEFDMAVVREAYRAWLTSGPFDYGLTISDALSGKFDPASEANAALMRVSPLGIFGALHDLDKVARWAQEDAAITHLNPVCGDANALYVVAIAETIREGLEARKVYERLLERAKAMGVDASLMWAITQAKTEPPRDYTTNMSRVQIALHNALYELLYAKSLEEGMVETVSHGGDTDTNGAICGALLGAVHGLDAIPQQWRETVLNCRLEAGPGVHWPRPPAYWPTDALELAAELVGL; encoded by the coding sequence ATGTCGCCCGCACCGTCCTTCCTCATTCTCTCCCGCGCCCAGGGCTGCCTGCTGGGCCAGCTGTGCGGCGACGCGCTCGGCAGCGCCGCCGAGTTCCAGAAGGTCGACGACGTGCGGCGCAACCAGCCCCCGTGGCCGCGCGAGATCGTGGCGAGTCTCTCGTTTCGACCCGTCATCGGCGGCCCGACGGTTCCCGGACAGCCCACCGACGATTCCGAGATGGCGCTCGCGCTGGCCCGGGCGCTCGTGAAGCGCGGCGAGTTCGACATGGCCGTGGTGCGCGAGGCGTACCGCGCGTGGCTGACCTCGGGTCCGTTCGACTACGGACTCACCATATCCGACGCGCTCTCCGGCAAGTTCGACCCGGCCAGCGAGGCCAACGCGGCGCTGATGCGCGTGAGTCCGCTGGGGATCTTCGGCGCGCTGCACGACCTGGACAAGGTGGCGCGCTGGGCGCAGGAAGATGCCGCCATCACCCACCTCAATCCGGTCTGCGGCGATGCGAATGCGCTCTACGTGGTGGCGATTGCCGAGACGATCCGCGAAGGGCTGGAGGCGCGTAAGGTGTACGAGCGCCTCCTCGAGCGGGCAAAGGCGATGGGGGTGGACGCATCCCTGATGTGGGCCATCACGCAGGCGAAGACCGAACCCCCGCGGGACTACACCACGAACATGAGCCGGGTGCAGATTGCCCTGCACAACGCGCTATACGAGTTGCTGTACGCGAAGTCGCTCGAGGAGGGGATGGTGGAGACGGTATCGCACGGTGGCGACACGGACACCAACGGCGCCATCTGCGGCGCACTGCTGGGAGCGGTGCACGGCCTCGACGCAATCCCGCAGCAATGGCGAGAGACGGTGCTGAACTGCCGGTTGGAAGCCGGACCGGGTGTGCACTGGCCCCGGCCGCCGGCGTACTGGCCGACGGACGCGCTGGAACTGGCCGCGGAACTGGTGGGTCTGTAG